The following is a genomic window from Leptospira selangorensis.
GGACCCAAGGATACTTTTTTTAAGATCATGGCCAGGACCGGAATGGACTTGGACACTCTTTCCTCAGTAAACGAATTAGCTTCTCCTCAAGACATCTATCCTGGGATGGAACTTTTAATCCCGAACATGAGAGGAGTTTACGACTCGGAAGAACATTCTCCGGACGAATCCTCGCGCAAAAAAGTCGCGGCCCGTTTTCGGATCTCTCCCAAATTCTTATACTATGATGACCTCAGAAAATCCTGGTTCGTTCCAGGAAGAGGATTACCTAAAGAAGAGAAGAACTTTTTTTACGGATTAGTATTCTCGGATCCGTTGGCGGAAGAAGGAAGATTGAGTTCCAAGTTTGGAAGAAGAAGGGACCCTTTCACAAAAAAGGACACATTTCATGGTGGAATCGATCTTGCGGCAGAAGAAGGAACTCCTGTATATGCATCTGCAGATGGAGAAGTTTCCTTTTCAGGAACAAGAGGCGGATACGGAAGCCTGATCGTTCTAAAACATGGATTGGGTTACGAAACTAAGTACGGGCATTTAAGCAAACTGCTAGTCTCTCCAGGTACAAAGGTCAAAAAAGGACAGTTGATCGGAGAAGTCGGAATGAGCGGAAGAGCCACCGGATTTCATTTACATTTTGAAGTATTAAGAAATAGTTTGAGACAGAGGCCCATTTTTAAGGGTCATGTCTGATGTTCTATCGATCTATTTCTAATCCAGCTATTAGGATATTTATTCCTTTCGTCCTTTTGACCTCAATTTTTGGACTCTTTATTCTATTAGGTTGGACCAAAACCGACCCGACAGATTATGATCCGGACGATATTATTCGCCAAGAAGAAAGAGATATATTATTTATATCTAATGTAGTAAACGAAAAATCTCCGATAGAAAAACCCTTCGGTCTTGCAATTGATTCTAGAGGATCCATTTATACGGGTTCTTCC
Proteins encoded in this region:
- a CDS encoding M23 family metallopeptidase, whose amino-acid sequence is MPSFKRHLILLSALILISLNEVQAVYDRLPLKSLEYSDTKIIRVREEIKYNLQISVSNLDQKDLVHLRFLVYKVGPKDTFFKIMARTGMDLDTLSSVNELASPQDIYPGMELLIPNMRGVYDSEEHSPDESSRKKVAARFRISPKFLYYDDLRKSWFVPGRGLPKEEKNFFYGLVFSDPLAEEGRLSSKFGRRRDPFTKKDTFHGGIDLAAEEGTPVYASADGEVSFSGTRGGYGSLIVLKHGLGYETKYGHLSKLLVSPGTKVKKGQLIGEVGMSGRATGFHLHFEVLRNSLRQRPIFKGHV